In Candidatus Polarisedimenticolia bacterium, one DNA window encodes the following:
- a CDS encoding S8 family peptidase, which produces MVKRYPNRKALAVIASWLILTAVAGPLPPSTAGAATRSLIGTDGATKSKLSPMVFDALVKGDPNTPIQVVVTTANAATSLDETTVASFGARVLRRYENLNGYAVSIAPSSLTQLAALPNVTRVSMDQKVGLTNDINNVTLGADLARRNLGLKGHDIVVAVLDSGIANHPDVGSRILTEVEIVGQEKGFADYFGHGTHVAGIIAGNANQSNDGKSFRRFYGMAPEAKLVSVRVLGRDGTGYVSDVIAGIDWVIKYRANYKIRVLNISLGQAIEQSYATDPLCIAVEKAWKAGIVVVVSAGNWGELGYGTIGSPGNDPYVITVGASNNYLSPSRGDDILTTFTSRGPTAIDHFVKPDLVAPGNRTTSLRAVGSTLDATYPALRVKYSAFNSDPNKANLDSPYLELTGSSMATAVVSGMAAILIDADPTLTPDTVKARLMKSAEKRLEYDIFSEGAGFANLYAALQEQGVAKAPSRSPQAFMTSTGIVIQSTDLLWGDPLSWSGTLIWGSDPLRNTDTVAASGAVWGNKGTVGSSGVGSNGAIWGGNNSPPKR; this is translated from the coding sequence ATGGTGAAGAGATACCCCAATCGAAAGGCGCTTGCGGTCATTGCCTCATGGCTCATCCTGACCGCGGTCGCAGGCCCTCTGCCGCCGTCGACGGCCGGCGCCGCCACGCGCAGCCTGATAGGGACCGACGGGGCCACCAAGTCCAAGCTGAGCCCGATGGTCTTCGACGCGCTCGTCAAGGGCGATCCGAACACTCCCATCCAGGTCGTCGTGACCACCGCGAATGCCGCGACCAGCCTGGATGAGACGACGGTGGCCAGCTTCGGGGCTCGCGTCCTCCGGCGTTATGAAAACCTCAACGGCTACGCCGTCTCCATAGCGCCGAGCTCGCTGACGCAGCTGGCCGCGCTTCCGAACGTCACGCGCGTGTCGATGGATCAAAAAGTCGGGCTCACCAACGACATCAACAACGTGACTCTCGGCGCGGACCTCGCCCGGAGGAACCTTGGCCTGAAGGGTCACGACATCGTGGTCGCGGTTCTCGATTCCGGAATCGCGAACCACCCCGATGTCGGCAGCCGGATCCTGACGGAAGTGGAGATCGTCGGGCAGGAGAAGGGCTTCGCCGACTACTTCGGCCACGGCACGCACGTGGCGGGGATCATCGCGGGAAATGCCAACCAGAGCAATGACGGCAAGTCCTTCCGGCGCTTCTACGGAATGGCGCCCGAGGCCAAGCTCGTCTCGGTCCGGGTCCTGGGGCGTGACGGGACCGGATACGTGAGCGACGTCATCGCCGGCATCGACTGGGTCATCAAATATCGGGCCAACTACAAGATTCGGGTCCTCAACATCTCGCTGGGCCAGGCTATCGAGCAATCCTACGCGACCGACCCCTTGTGCATCGCGGTGGAGAAGGCCTGGAAGGCCGGGATCGTCGTCGTGGTCTCCGCGGGCAACTGGGGAGAGCTGGGCTATGGCACGATCGGAAGCCCGGGGAACGACCCTTACGTCATCACGGTCGGAGCCTCCAATAACTACCTCAGCCCGTCGCGCGGCGACGACATCCTGACGACCTTTACGTCGCGCGGGCCGACGGCGATCGATCACTTCGTCAAGCCGGACCTCGTGGCTCCCGGAAACCGCACGACTTCCTTGCGGGCCGTGGGCTCGACGCTCGATGCGACGTACCCGGCGCTGAGGGTGAAGTACTCGGCATTCAACAGCGACCCCAACAAGGCGAATCTCGATTCCCCTTATCTCGAGCTCACCGGCAGCAGCATGGCGACGGCCGTCGTGTCGGGAATGGCCGCGATTCTCATCGACGCCGATCCGACCCTCACTCCCGATACCGTGAAGGCGCGACTGATGAAGTCGGCCGAGAAGCGCCTGGAGTACGACATCTTCTCGGAAGGCGCGGGGTTCGCGAACCTGTATGCCGCGCTCCAGGAACAGGGCGTCGCGAAGGCGCCGTCGCGTTCGCCGCAGGCCTTCATGACGTCGACCGGCATCGTCATCCAGAGCACCGACCTTCTCTGGGGCGATCCCCTGAGCTGGAGCGGCACGCTGATTTGGGGAAGCGATCCGCTGCGGAACACCGACACGGTCGCGGCGAGCGGCGCGGTTTGGGGAAACAAAGGAACGGTCGGCAGCTCGGGCGTGGGATCCAACGGCGCGATCTGGGGCGGCAACAACTCGCCGCCGAAGCGCTGA
- a CDS encoding DUF4410 domain-containing protein, which produces MRLRGATILALLLAGWLAPGAALAAQEGKKLDDGLLDPAWFGPAVEFRKTDEIDYVWVKPGFTLKGKKLHVDKWSDPKFLGEARDAKDAAKAEELTETMPARLKGALSSTLSGVAEVSRDGGDVEMTGRIVDCSAGSKVAKSIIGFGAGAGFATYDIKLTDKASGELLAAIHHRVVSGTHMSEVDDKVLKWLQEFGEALHDDLAVAAKGKIAKK; this is translated from the coding sequence ATGCGTCTTCGTGGAGCGACGATCCTCGCGTTGCTGCTCGCCGGCTGGCTCGCGCCGGGCGCGGCCCTGGCGGCCCAGGAAGGGAAAAAGCTGGACGACGGGTTGCTGGATCCGGCCTGGTTCGGCCCTGCGGTGGAATTCCGGAAGACCGACGAGATCGATTACGTCTGGGTCAAGCCGGGCTTCACGCTGAAGGGGAAGAAGCTCCACGTCGACAAGTGGTCCGACCCGAAGTTCCTGGGAGAGGCGCGCGACGCCAAGGACGCCGCGAAAGCCGAGGAGCTGACGGAGACCATGCCGGCGCGCTTGAAGGGGGCGTTGTCGTCGACGCTCTCCGGCGTGGCCGAGGTCTCGCGCGACGGCGGGGACGTCGAGATGACGGGACGGATCGTCGACTGCAGCGCCGGCAGCAAAGTCGCGAAGTCCATCATCGGCTTCGGAGCCGGCGCCGGCTTCGCCACCTACGACATCAAGCTGACCGACAAGGCCTCCGGGGAGCTGCTTGCGGCGATCCATCACCGGGTCGTCAGCGGCACCCACATGTCCGAGGTCGACGACAAGGTGCTCAAGTGGCTGCAGGAGTTCGGCGAGGCGCTGCACGACGATCTCGCGGTGGCCGCCAAGGGGAAAATCGCCAAGAAGTAA
- a CDS encoding S8 family serine peptidase: MSRVRGFGIAVLSVLSVSLILGSSSRLTGSPASPPELRYAAGSFRPGQANPPAPSWYRDSSERESPRHLRYLVAVTGATLSDEQLRKLRETGATVLGYLPVHGYRLRIDAAREDSVRALPFVAWLGAPPAHFKVSPELAARAEHPAAPVRLRAVLEAGEPPQRVRLALAGLEVTAVPSGKDGAWRAEASVPAERLAPILSHLAGLPEVEAVEIARTFRAMNQDAVWVHQSFVGPSPQLTPVFDHGLYGCGQVVGLADTGQDYDLCFFRDTVNGPPPFSSCLSAPCPAAAPAPSRRKDILYYNWSGTPTGDDDTCPATIGSSGHGTHTSGSLAGDQSPFADCSGFTTPGRNGGDGLAPGAKLVVQEMGDGFEYLNNRGGTLWNLADVAYQSGVRIHSNSWGGACYDIFGECTPGCTIPYDSFARDADLAMWTYPDLLLVTAAGNGGDFCPPPVSVGTPANAKSLLSVGSVGHGAAAGVHSSFSSPGPVFDGRLKPTLSAQGESTVSAASDADPTSNVCSDTCSLDGTSMSSPTAAGLAALAREYYTAGYYATGARNPGSGFTPTGALLKATLIDGAVALGAAAPAADFEDGFGRILLGGTLAFAGASFQLRVDDHRAGITTGSVVTHAYDVAGGEPFRATLVWSDFPAALNAAVARVNELKLEVIDPSGAVWFQTIDAGSGLPVMTSNAAAPHDGLNVEERLVFPNPAPGRWVVRVRGVDVPMGPQSFALVVRGALSNCPAPASPAAPSLSAPAEHQVQVSWNSVPVAAAYNVYRSLGACPGGPWLQVASAVTGTSFLDSTVSGGATYSYTIAAGSDPGAYCESAPSSCAQIVPTGDCFLMPAFAGAKSAQSAGASGCAINLSWDPATSPCSASVRYNVYRSTVPGFTPGPANRIARCLGTTGYTDALGLASGTSYYYVVRAEDATSGHGGACRGGNEEGNDVKVSASPFGPMAPGTLHDDAGDTGAAIFTPGSPWLLAPTGGNAGPKVYRGNSNGSACGDLTSPVLTLQSPAQGPQLSFSTIHTLEYDPFGFFGAEGSVGQVEIATGPGFTNWTRVPLTPNYPAIVEFPFNNCDTTGNATTYFSDVNTTYSTYTASLSNWAGGDVRIRFRLSGDLFYPGGSWWIDDVQVTKTFVPGACATVAAGPPPIPDGASVPGLPLGVTTSGSSLALTWDATQCPPAAVNVYWGNLGSYSSFVGGFCGLAPSGSATISLGQNVWFLVAGTDGGATDGSWSRDSLGNEKSYSGASTACPAITQHVTNNGCP; encoded by the coding sequence ATGAGCCGGGTGCGCGGTTTCGGAATCGCAGTCCTGTCCGTCCTCTCCGTCTCCCTGATCCTCGGCTCCTCGTCCCGGCTCACCGGCTCGCCTGCCTCCCCGCCGGAGCTGCGGTACGCCGCGGGCAGCTTCAGGCCCGGCCAAGCCAACCCCCCCGCCCCTTCCTGGTACCGCGACAGCTCGGAGCGCGAAAGCCCGCGCCACCTCCGCTACCTCGTCGCCGTCACCGGCGCCACGCTTTCCGACGAGCAGCTCCGCAAGCTCCGGGAGACGGGCGCGACGGTCCTCGGCTATCTGCCGGTCCACGGCTATCGCCTGAGGATCGACGCGGCCCGCGAGGACTCGGTGCGGGCGCTGCCGTTCGTCGCCTGGCTCGGCGCTCCCCCGGCTCATTTCAAAGTCTCCCCTGAGCTCGCCGCGCGGGCCGAGCATCCCGCCGCGCCGGTCCGGCTGCGCGCCGTCCTCGAGGCGGGCGAGCCGCCCCAGCGCGTCCGCCTCGCCCTGGCGGGGCTGGAAGTGACCGCCGTCCCTTCCGGGAAGGACGGGGCCTGGCGCGCCGAGGCGAGCGTTCCCGCCGAGCGGCTCGCGCCGATCCTCTCGCACCTCGCCGGCCTTCCCGAGGTCGAAGCGGTGGAGATCGCGCGGACCTTCCGCGCCATGAACCAGGACGCGGTCTGGGTCCATCAGTCGTTCGTCGGCCCGTCGCCCCAGCTCACTCCCGTGTTCGATCACGGCCTCTACGGATGCGGGCAGGTCGTCGGGCTGGCCGACACCGGCCAGGACTACGACCTGTGCTTCTTCCGCGATACCGTGAACGGGCCGCCTCCCTTTTCCTCGTGCCTTTCGGCGCCCTGTCCGGCGGCCGCGCCGGCGCCGAGCCGCCGGAAGGACATCCTTTATTACAACTGGTCCGGAACGCCGACGGGGGACGACGACACTTGTCCGGCCACCATCGGCTCGAGCGGCCACGGGACGCACACGTCCGGATCCCTCGCCGGCGATCAGTCGCCCTTCGCCGATTGCTCCGGATTCACCACCCCGGGGCGCAACGGCGGGGACGGTCTGGCGCCCGGCGCCAAGCTCGTCGTCCAGGAGATGGGGGACGGCTTCGAGTACCTCAACAACCGCGGCGGGACGCTCTGGAACCTCGCCGACGTCGCCTACCAGAGCGGCGTCCGGATCCATTCCAACTCATGGGGCGGCGCCTGCTATGACATTTTCGGCGAGTGCACCCCCGGGTGCACCATTCCGTACGACTCCTTCGCGCGCGACGCCGATCTGGCGATGTGGACTTACCCCGATCTCCTCCTGGTCACCGCCGCCGGCAACGGCGGCGATTTCTGCCCGCCGCCCGTATCGGTCGGGACCCCCGCGAACGCCAAGAGCCTCCTGAGCGTCGGGTCGGTGGGGCACGGAGCCGCCGCCGGCGTCCACTCGTCGTTCTCCAGTCCCGGCCCGGTGTTCGACGGCCGCTTGAAGCCGACCCTCTCCGCCCAGGGAGAGTCGACGGTCTCCGCCGCCTCCGACGCAGACCCCACGTCGAACGTCTGCAGCGACACCTGCTCGCTCGACGGGACCTCGATGTCCTCCCCGACCGCGGCGGGACTCGCGGCGCTGGCGCGCGAGTACTACACCGCCGGCTACTACGCCACCGGCGCGCGCAACCCGGGGTCGGGATTCACGCCGACCGGCGCGCTCTTGAAGGCGACGCTGATCGACGGCGCCGTGGCGCTGGGCGCCGCCGCTCCCGCCGCCGACTTCGAGGACGGCTTCGGCCGGATCCTCCTCGGCGGCACCCTGGCCTTCGCCGGCGCGTCGTTCCAGCTCCGGGTGGACGACCACCGGGCCGGGATCACGACGGGCAGCGTCGTCACGCACGCCTACGACGTCGCCGGTGGCGAGCCGTTCCGCGCGACCCTCGTCTGGAGCGATTTTCCGGCGGCGCTGAACGCCGCCGTGGCGCGGGTCAACGAGCTGAAGCTGGAGGTGATCGATCCCTCCGGCGCCGTCTGGTTCCAGACGATCGACGCCGGCAGCGGACTGCCGGTGATGACCAGCAACGCCGCGGCGCCGCACGACGGCCTCAACGTCGAGGAGCGGCTCGTCTTCCCGAATCCCGCTCCGGGACGGTGGGTCGTCCGGGTGCGGGGCGTCGACGTGCCGATGGGCCCCCAGAGCTTCGCGCTCGTCGTCCGCGGGGCGCTGTCGAACTGCCCGGCGCCGGCTTCCCCGGCGGCCCCGTCGCTCTCGGCTCCGGCGGAGCACCAGGTCCAGGTTTCTTGGAACAGCGTGCCTGTCGCCGCGGCCTACAACGTCTATCGCAGCCTCGGCGCCTGCCCCGGCGGTCCCTGGTTACAGGTGGCGAGCGCCGTCACGGGAACCTCATTCCTCGACAGCACCGTCTCGGGAGGTGCGACCTACAGCTACACGATCGCCGCCGGGTCCGACCCGGGCGCCTATTGCGAGTCGGCGCCTTCCTCCTGCGCGCAGATCGTTCCGACGGGCGATTGCTTCCTGATGCCCGCCTTCGCGGGAGCGAAATCGGCCCAGAGCGCCGGAGCCTCCGGATGCGCCATCAACCTTTCCTGGGATCCCGCGACGTCTCCTTGCAGCGCGTCGGTGCGCTACAACGTCTACCGCAGCACTGTCCCCGGCTTCACGCCGGGCCCGGCGAACCGGATCGCCCGCTGTCTCGGGACGACCGGCTACACCGACGCGCTCGGCCTGGCTAGCGGGACCTCTTATTACTACGTGGTGCGCGCCGAGGACGCGACGTCGGGGCACGGCGGGGCGTGCCGTGGCGGCAACGAGGAGGGCAACGACGTAAAGGTGTCGGCGAGCCCGTTTGGCCCTATGGCCCCAGGGACGCTCCACGACGACGCGGGGGACACGGGCGCCGCGATCTTCACGCCGGGATCTCCCTGGCTTCTCGCCCCCACGGGAGGGAACGCCGGCCCCAAGGTCTACCGGGGCAACAGCAACGGCAGCGCGTGCGGCGATTTGACGAGTCCCGTCCTGACGCTCCAGAGCCCGGCGCAGGGACCCCAGCTCTCCTTTTCGACGATTCACACGCTGGAGTACGACCCGTTCGGCTTCTTCGGCGCCGAGGGCTCGGTCGGGCAGGTCGAGATCGCCACGGGGCCCGGATTCACGAACTGGACGCGCGTGCCGCTCACCCCCAACTATCCCGCTATCGTCGAGTTCCCCTTCAACAACTGCGACACGACGGGAAACGCCACCACCTATTTCAGCGACGTGAATACCACCTACTCGACGTATACCGCTTCCCTCTCCAACTGGGCCGGAGGCGACGTGCGGATCCGCTTCCGGCTGTCGGGCGATCTCTTCTACCCGGGCGGCTCCTGGTGGATCGACGACGTCCAAGTCACCAAGACCTTCGTCCCCGGCGCCTGCGCGACCGTCGCCGCGGGACCCCCCCCCATTCCCGACGGCGCCTCGGTGCCCGGGCTGCCGCTGGGCGTCACGACGAGCGGGTCGAGTCTGGCGCTGACCTGGGATGCGACGCAGTGCCCGCCGGCGGCGGTGAACGTCTATTGGGGGAACCTGGGGAGCTACTCGAGCTTCGTGGGAGGCTTCTGCGGCCTCGCCCCTTCCGGGTCGGCGACGATCAGCCTGGGGCAAAACGTCTGGTTCCTGGTCGCGGGGACCGACGGCGGCGCGACCGACGGAAGCTGGTCGCGCGATTCACTCGGCAACGAGAAGAGCTACTCGGGCGCCTCCACCGCCTGCCCCGCCATCACCCAGCACGTCACCAACAACGGCTGTCCCTGA
- a CDS encoding protein kinase — protein sequence MSLQPGMMLSHYRLEAKIGEGGMGEVWRAVDSTLNRPVAIKILPPMFSEDAERLARFEREARLLASLSHPNIAVIHGLHSAEGIHFLAMELIQGEDLAQRLGRGALPIEDSLDVAKQIAEALEAAHESGVIHRDLKPANVQITPDGKVKVLDFGLAKAFETESGSGNPSMSPTITSAGTRAGMILGTAAYMSPEQARGRSVDRRTDIWSFGCVLYEMLTARQAFGGETISDTIAAVLRSEPDYAALPAGTPARIRDLLRRCLKKDPKRRLQAIGDGRLALEEALEGPAEESPAAAPAVQTSSPALRWLPWLVAGVLALALVTSFAFKRPGTLATARSPIHLKVEMIQNAALRTDLGAAVVMSPDGKTLAFVAGQNGNDRLYVRRLDRKESTVLSGTEGARAPFFSPDGRWVAFFSGGRLLKVGSDGGAPVHLADLKNGDGRGGTWGDGDVIVFAKGFDTGLFRVAGAGGKTEPLTELAPGSDERSHRWPSFIPGGKAVVFMTQKTGQDYDDADVEVVPLDTRARKVVLHGGSYPRVAAGALLFVRENVLLAAPFDSEKLMVTGPAKPVVEGIRASTGDQESGDGSAQYALSSAGNLVYRESGIQDRVQNTEFLWVDRAGRESPAFQEPMRVLSFAISPDGNRVAMAARTAKGVGVWVRDLTRGATWPVSADGDGSLQPVWSRDGLRLARAWRPRNGERAIRIGPVDGAAPETSIPSQGEAMAPTSWSPDGKFLLVEYYTNKTADDFGVLSVGAENQLRPFVETPGYDGGAQFSPDGRWVAYYSDGAGSPEIYVTSFPGPGPRLRVSTAGGGGVRWSHDGREIYFVPPQDRHLMAVTAEEAGGTLHLGAPRQIYSGWLGSHGARPVYDVHPDGKQFLVIKRLPQDAGQDPSHVVIIFDWAEELGRILRES from the coding sequence GTGAGCCTCCAGCCTGGCATGATGCTTTCCCATTACCGTCTCGAGGCGAAAATCGGCGAGGGCGGGATGGGAGAGGTGTGGCGCGCCGTCGATTCGACCCTGAATCGGCCGGTCGCCATCAAGATCCTGCCGCCGATGTTCTCCGAGGATGCCGAGAGGCTGGCGCGGTTCGAGCGCGAAGCGCGGCTCCTGGCCTCGCTGAGCCACCCGAACATCGCCGTGATCCACGGCCTGCACAGCGCCGAGGGGATCCACTTCCTCGCGATGGAGCTGATCCAGGGCGAGGACCTCGCCCAGCGGCTCGGCCGCGGCGCGCTGCCGATCGAGGATTCCCTCGACGTCGCGAAACAGATCGCGGAGGCGCTGGAAGCGGCGCACGAGAGCGGCGTGATCCACCGCGACCTGAAGCCGGCGAACGTCCAGATCACGCCGGACGGCAAGGTGAAGGTGCTCGATTTCGGGCTGGCGAAGGCCTTCGAGACGGAGTCGGGCTCCGGAAATCCCTCGATGTCGCCCACCATTACCTCGGCCGGGACGCGCGCCGGGATGATTCTCGGGACGGCAGCCTACATGAGCCCGGAGCAGGCGCGCGGCCGGTCGGTGGATCGCCGCACCGACATCTGGTCGTTCGGCTGCGTCCTGTACGAGATGCTCACCGCCCGGCAGGCTTTCGGGGGCGAGACGATCTCCGACACGATCGCGGCGGTTCTGAGAAGCGAGCCGGACTACGCGGCGCTGCCCGCCGGCACCCCCGCACGGATCCGGGATCTGCTCCGCCGCTGCCTGAAGAAGGATCCGAAGAGACGGCTCCAGGCGATCGGCGACGGCCGGCTGGCGCTGGAAGAAGCCCTGGAGGGGCCGGCGGAAGAGAGCCCGGCCGCCGCTCCGGCAGTCCAAACGTCGTCTCCGGCGCTGCGGTGGCTCCCCTGGCTCGTCGCCGGAGTCCTGGCCTTGGCGCTCGTCACCTCCTTCGCGTTCAAGCGTCCCGGGACCCTCGCGACGGCGCGCTCGCCGATCCACCTGAAGGTCGAAATGATCCAGAACGCGGCGCTGCGCACCGACCTGGGCGCCGCCGTGGTGATGTCTCCAGACGGCAAGACGCTGGCCTTCGTCGCGGGGCAGAACGGCAACGACCGGCTCTACGTCCGCCGCCTCGATCGGAAGGAGAGCACGGTGCTCTCCGGGACGGAGGGAGCGCGGGCGCCGTTCTTTTCGCCCGACGGCCGCTGGGTCGCCTTTTTCTCGGGCGGCCGGCTGCTGAAGGTGGGATCGGACGGCGGAGCCCCGGTGCACCTCGCCGATCTGAAGAATGGCGACGGACGCGGCGGGACCTGGGGCGACGGCGACGTCATCGTCTTCGCCAAAGGCTTCGACACCGGCCTGTTCCGGGTCGCCGGCGCGGGCGGCAAGACCGAACCCCTGACGGAGCTGGCGCCGGGATCCGACGAGCGCTCGCATCGCTGGCCCAGCTTCATCCCCGGCGGGAAAGCGGTCGTCTTCATGACCCAGAAGACGGGACAGGATTACGACGACGCCGACGTCGAAGTCGTCCCGCTCGACACCCGCGCCCGAAAAGTGGTGCTGCACGGCGGCTCCTATCCGCGCGTGGCCGCGGGAGCGCTCCTGTTCGTCCGCGAGAACGTCCTGCTCGCGGCGCCCTTCGACTCCGAGAAGCTGATGGTCACCGGGCCCGCCAAGCCGGTCGTGGAGGGGATCCGCGCCAGCACGGGCGATCAGGAGAGCGGCGACGGCAGCGCGCAATACGCCCTGTCTTCGGCCGGGAACCTCGTCTACCGCGAATCGGGAATCCAGGATCGCGTCCAGAACACCGAGTTCCTCTGGGTCGATCGCGCCGGCAGGGAGAGTCCCGCCTTCCAAGAGCCGATGCGCGTCCTCAGCTTCGCCATCTCCCCGGACGGAAATCGCGTCGCCATGGCCGCCCGGACGGCAAAAGGAGTCGGCGTCTGGGTCCGCGACCTGACGCGCGGCGCCACGTGGCCCGTGTCGGCCGACGGGGACGGGAGCCTCCAGCCGGTCTGGTCGCGCGACGGCCTGCGGCTCGCCCGGGCATGGAGGCCGCGCAACGGCGAGCGCGCCATCCGGATCGGCCCGGTCGACGGCGCCGCGCCCGAGACCAGCATCCCGTCGCAGGGTGAGGCGATGGCGCCCACCTCCTGGTCTCCCGACGGGAAGTTCCTGCTCGTTGAGTACTACACCAACAAGACGGCCGATGATTTCGGAGTGCTGTCGGTGGGTGCGGAGAACCAGCTCCGGCCGTTCGTGGAAACGCCCGGCTACGACGGCGGAGCGCAGTTCTCCCCGGACGGACGCTGGGTGGCTTACTACAGCGACGGCGCCGGGAGCCCGGAGATCTACGTCACGTCGTTTCCCGGCCCCGGCCCGCGGCTGCGCGTCTCGACGGCGGGCGGGGGAGGCGTCCGGTGGTCGCACGACGGCCGCGAGATCTATTTCGTCCCGCCTCAGGACAGACACCTCATGGCGGTGACGGCTGAGGAAGCGGGCGGGACCCTGCACCTGGGAGCCCCCCGTCAGATCTACTCCGGCTGGCTGGGAAGCCACGGAGCCCGTCCGGTCTACGACGTTCATCCCGACGGCAAGCAGTTTCTCGTCATCAAGCGGCTGCCCCAGGACGCGGGGCAGGATCCGTCGCACGTGGTCATCATCTTCGATTGGGCGGAGGAGCTCGGAAGAATATTGCGCGAGAGTTGA